The proteins below are encoded in one region of Methanosarcina barkeri 3:
- a CDS encoding response regulator, which yields MRTRIAFKPVEILVVEDSKGDIGLIEEGFEDAKIGNILHIVEDGEEAIAFLRGEGQFSGSPRPDIILLDLNLPKKDGREVLEEVKGDDELKNIPIVVLTTSKAEEDILRSYNLHANAYITKPVDFDQFLDVVRSIENFWLEIVKLPSK from the coding sequence ATGAGAACTCGAATAGCATTTAAACCGGTAGAGATTCTTGTAGTAGAAGACAGCAAAGGCGATATTGGACTGATAGAAGAAGGATTCGAAGATGCAAAAATCGGGAACATTCTTCATATTGTAGAAGATGGAGAAGAAGCAATAGCTTTTTTACGTGGTGAAGGACAGTTTTCAGGCTCTCCGCGTCCGGATATAATACTTCTGGATTTAAATTTGCCAAAAAAAGACGGGCGTGAGGTTCTTGAGGAAGTAAAAGGCGATGATGAACTTAAAAATATACCTATTGTGGTTTTAACCACTTCGAAAGCTGAGGAGGACATCCTGAGATCTTATAATCTTCATGCCAATGCATATATTACTAAACCTGTTGATTTTGACCAGTTTCTGGACGTAGTTAGATCCATAGAAAACTTCTGGCTTGAGATTGTAAAGTTACCCTCGAAGTAA